In Liquorilactobacillus hordei DSM 19519, the following proteins share a genomic window:
- a CDS encoding D-2-hydroxyacid dehydrogenase: MKFIAFNVREDEEKYFAQWEKETGNEVLRLPEMLDMTSVEKTKGFDGVLALQTGTYPSEMFAEFKKFGVKVFSIRNVGVDNVDLDAAKENGIVVTNVPAYSPNAIAEFSVTQLMQLLRNTTIFRNKVAKQDFRWAPYVGRELRSLTVGVIGTGRIGRAAINIYRGFGAKVIAYDLYPNPELKEQGIYVDSYDELFSQADVITLHMPATPNDHHLVNSEILNKMKDGSYIINTARGALVDTKALISALKSGKLAGAALDTYENESDIFNHDLSGKKIDDPIFKELLALDNVLVTPHIAFYTETAVENMVLISLNSAKSVCEDGTASTIVK, translated from the coding sequence ATGAAGTTTATAGCTTTTAATGTACGTGAAGATGAGGAAAAGTATTTTGCTCAATGGGAGAAAGAGACTGGTAATGAGGTTTTGCGTTTACCAGAGATGTTGGATATGACTTCCGTTGAAAAAACTAAGGGTTTTGATGGAGTTTTGGCACTTCAAACAGGTACTTATCCAAGTGAGATGTTTGCGGAGTTCAAGAAGTTTGGAGTTAAGGTTTTTTCTATCCGAAATGTCGGTGTTGATAATGTTGATTTAGATGCAGCAAAAGAAAATGGAATAGTGGTGACAAACGTCCCTGCATATTCACCAAATGCAATTGCTGAATTTTCAGTAACTCAATTAATGCAACTTCTGCGTAACACGACAATATTCAGAAATAAGGTTGCAAAACAAGACTTTCGTTGGGCTCCGTATGTCGGAAGAGAGTTACGCTCGCTTACTGTTGGTGTCATAGGTACAGGTCGGATTGGACGAGCAGCAATTAATATTTATCGTGGATTTGGTGCTAAAGTTATCGCATATGACTTATATCCTAATCCAGAATTAAAGGAACAGGGAATTTATGTTGATAGTTATGATGAGCTATTTTCACAAGCAGATGTAATTACTTTGCATATGCCAGCAACGCCTAATGATCATCATTTAGTAAACTCTGAAATTCTTAATAAGATGAAAGATGGATCTTATATTATTAACACAGCTCGTGGTGCATTAGTGGATACAAAAGCATTAATTTCAGCTTTAAAATCAGGAAAACTTGCAGGGGCTGCACTAGATACTTATGAGAATGAAAGTGATATCTTTAATCATGATTTAAGTGGTAAGAAGATAGATGATCCAATTTTTAAAGAATTATTGGCACTTGATAATGTATTGGTAACACCTCATATTGCTTTTTACACTGAGACAGCAGTTGAAAATATGGTGCTGATTTCTTTGAACAGTGCAAAAAGTGTTTGTGAAGATGGAACAGCAAGTACAATTGTAAAATAA
- the tsf gene encoding translation elongation factor Ts, whose protein sequence is MAKISASQVKELRDKTGVGMMEAKKALVAVEGDMEKAIDFLREKGIAKAAKKSDRVAAEGLADVEVFGNVAAVVEVNAETDFVAQNAQFKELVKTIASKIAEAKPANVEEALKISTDKGTVNDEIIEATQVIGEKITLRRFTLVEKTETQNFGSYLHMGGKIASLVLVEGADEATAKDVAMHVAAINPKYVDRTEVPAQELAHEKEVLTQEALNEGKPEKIVEKMVEGRLNKFLAEISLTDQEFVKDPDQTVAKYVTSKGGKVVSFTRYEVGEGIEKKEDNFVEEVMSQVKD, encoded by the coding sequence ATGGCAAAAATTTCTGCTTCTCAAGTTAAAGAATTACGTGATAAAACAGGCGTAGGTATGATGGAGGCTAAAAAAGCGTTGGTCGCTGTTGAAGGTGACATGGAAAAGGCTATTGATTTTCTTCGTGAAAAAGGGATTGCAAAGGCTGCTAAGAAAAGTGATCGTGTTGCAGCTGAAGGGTTAGCTGATGTTGAGGTTTTTGGTAATGTTGCAGCTGTTGTTGAGGTCAATGCTGAAACTGACTTTGTTGCACAAAATGCACAATTTAAAGAATTAGTTAAGACTATAGCTAGCAAAATTGCTGAGGCTAAACCAGCGAATGTTGAAGAGGCTCTCAAAATTTCTACCGATAAAGGTACAGTTAATGATGAGATTATTGAAGCAACTCAAGTTATTGGCGAAAAAATTACACTACGCCGTTTTACATTAGTTGAGAAAACAGAAACACAAAATTTTGGTTCATATCTTCATATGGGGGGCAAAATTGCTTCATTAGTGCTTGTTGAGGGCGCTGATGAAGCAACTGCTAAGGATGTTGCAATGCATGTTGCAGCTATCAATCCTAAGTATGTTGATCGTACTGAAGTACCTGCGCAAGAACTTGCACATGAAAAAGAAGTTCTAACACAAGAAGCTTTGAATGAAGGTAAACCTGAGAAAATTGTTGAAAAAATGGTTGAAGGCCGTTTGAACAAATTCTTAGCTGAAATTAGTTTGACAGATCAAGAATTTGTTAAGGATCCAGATCAAACTGTTGCAAAATATGTTACTTCAAAGGGTGGAAAGGTTGTTTCATTCACTCGTTATGAGGTTGGCGAGGGTATTGAGAAAAAAGAAGATAACTTTGTAGAAGAAGTTATGAGTCAAGTTAAAGACTAA
- a CDS encoding tRNA1(Val) (adenine(37)-N6)-methyltransferase: MELYENERIDRLYSNEVQIIQSAEVFSFSLDAVLLAHFTSALRKENGKLVDLCAGNGAVGLFLTEKVTGQIIEVEVQDRLSDMARRSIELNNLENRVKMLNIDLNTATEFIKKDSVDIVTCNPPYFSDLPTSKKNDNPYLAIARHEISVNLERIIEVTSDLLKMNGKAYFVHRPERAAEIFELMRKHRLAPKKVQLVHPKKEKEANMILIEAIKDGRLNGIRFMPAIVVYDRSNEYTPLLKEILYGKNE, encoded by the coding sequence ATGGAACTTTATGAAAACGAACGAATTGACAGACTTTATTCAAATGAGGTTCAGATTATTCAAAGTGCAGAAGTTTTTTCTTTTTCCTTGGATGCGGTTTTATTGGCACATTTTACCAGTGCCTTACGTAAAGAAAATGGAAAATTAGTTGATTTATGTGCTGGCAATGGAGCAGTTGGATTATTTTTAACAGAAAAAGTAACCGGTCAGATTATTGAGGTTGAAGTTCAAGACAGACTTTCTGATATGGCAAGGCGAAGTATAGAACTTAACAACTTAGAAAACAGAGTAAAAATGTTAAATATTGATTTGAATACAGCAACTGAATTCATAAAAAAAGACTCTGTAGATATTGTAACTTGCAATCCTCCATATTTCTCAGACTTACCTACTAGTAAGAAAAATGATAATCCTTACTTAGCAATTGCTCGCCATGAAATTTCGGTGAACCTTGAACGAATTATTGAAGTCACAAGTGATTTACTTAAAATGAACGGTAAAGCGTATTTTGTACATCGTCCTGAAAGAGCTGCCGAGATTTTCGAATTAATGAGAAAACACAGACTTGCACCTAAAAAAGTGCAGTTAGTTCATCCAAAAAAAGAAAAAGAAGCAAATATGATTTTGATTGAGGCAATCAAAGATGGCAGACTAAATGGTATAAGATTTATGCCAGCCATTGTGGTGTATGATCGTTCCAACGAATATACACCTTTGTTGAAGGAGATTTTGTATGGAAAAAATGAATGA
- a CDS encoding GIY-YIG nuclease family protein has product MEKMNETYFSYVLLCADRTLYGGFTNDLEHRIAVHNAGKGAKYTRLKSRRPVELLYYEKFNNKSDALKAEYAFKHQTRTQKLKYLEEHGLDIQRLIK; this is encoded by the coding sequence ATGGAAAAAATGAATGAAACGTATTTTTCTTATGTTTTGTTATGTGCTGATCGTACATTATATGGTGGATTCACTAATGACTTGGAGCATCGGATTGCTGTTCATAATGCTGGTAAAGGTGCAAAATATACTCGTTTAAAAAGTAGAAGACCAGTTGAACTTTTATACTATGAGAAATTCAACAATAAATCTGATGCATTAAAAGCTGAATATGCATTCAAACATCAAACACGGACTCAGAAATTGAAATATCTTGAAGAACATGGATTAGACATTCAGAGATTAATAAAATAA
- a CDS encoding YneF family protein: MSTTIWVLIVILALVLGFVGGFFAARKYMESYLKKNPPINETMLKTMMLQMGQKPSEKKLHQMMNAMKSQNIKK, translated from the coding sequence ATGTCAACCACAATTTGGGTATTAATCGTTATCCTTGCGCTTGTCTTAGGCTTTGTTGGTGGATTCTTCGCTGCCCGTAAGTATATGGAAAGCTATTTGAAGAAAAATCCGCCAATTAATGAAACTATGTTGAAGACTATGATGCTCCAGATGGGCCAAAAACCCTCTGAGAAAAAGCTTCATCAAATGATGAACGCAATGAAGTCACAAAACATCAAGAAATAA
- a CDS encoding lysophospholipid acyltransferase family protein: protein MFYSFIRIVARVIVFVINGNAHYLNKEKLPEGNYILVGPHRAWFDMIYFALGAAPKKFSFMAKEELFKNSILRYILLHANAFPVDRKNPGPSVIKTPVNWLKKRDLSLIMFPSGTRHSQSLKGGVLLIARLAGVPIVPAVYQGPTTMKDLLKRKKVTVAFGDPITINSRKKLTDEQQQMILQEITSSFKKLDTQINPNYVYIDKSKS, encoded by the coding sequence ATGTTCTATTCGTTTATTCGTATTGTAGCACGTGTGATAGTCTTCGTAATTAACGGGAATGCACACTATCTTAATAAGGAAAAGCTTCCTGAGGGCAATTATATACTTGTTGGTCCTCATCGTGCTTGGTTCGATATGATTTATTTTGCACTAGGTGCGGCTCCCAAGAAGTTCTCATTTATGGCAAAGGAAGAATTATTCAAAAATTCAATTTTGCGATATATTCTACTCCACGCCAATGCTTTCCCTGTTGACCGTAAGAATCCTGGTCCTTCTGTAATTAAGACGCCTGTTAACTGGCTAAAAAAACGTGACCTTTCATTAATTATGTTTCCTTCTGGAACCAGGCATTCGCAAAGCTTAAAAGGGGGGGTTTTGTTAATCGCACGTCTTGCAGGTGTACCAATTGTTCCTGCTGTATATCAAGGACCTACAACTATGAAGGATTTACTTAAAAGAAAAAAAGTTACAGTTGCTTTTGGTGATCCAATTACAATCAACTCGCGTAAAAAGCTAACAGATGAACAACAACAAATGATTCTTCAGGAAATAACTTCATCATTTAAAAAACTAGATACACAAATCAACCCTAATTATGTCTATATTGATAAAAGTAAATCCTAA
- the pyrH gene encoding UMP kinase: MTEVKYKRVILKLSGEALAGNQKTGINPLEIRKVAEEIKEVYALGVQIAIVVGGGNMWRGEAGAQMGMERSQADYIGMLGTVMNALALQDNLESLDVPTRVQTSIEMRQIAEPYIRRKAIRHLEKDRIVIFAAGTGSPYFSTDTTAALRASEINADVILMAKNGVDGIYSADPLKDQSAVKFSELTHLDIINKGLQVMDTTASSLSMDNDIPLVVFNMNERGNIQRVVKGESIGTTVKGK; this comes from the coding sequence ATGACAGAGGTAAAGTACAAACGTGTGATATTGAAATTAAGTGGAGAGGCTCTTGCAGGCAATCAAAAAACAGGAATTAACCCTTTAGAAATTCGGAAAGTTGCTGAAGAAATTAAGGAAGTTTATGCTTTAGGTGTTCAGATTGCTATCGTTGTTGGTGGTGGTAATATGTGGCGTGGTGAAGCCGGAGCTCAGATGGGGATGGAAAGATCACAAGCAGATTACATTGGTATGTTAGGCACTGTAATGAACGCTCTTGCACTTCAAGATAATTTGGAGTCATTAGATGTACCAACTCGTGTGCAGACCTCAATTGAGATGCGTCAAATCGCGGAACCTTATATTAGACGGAAAGCAATTCGACATCTTGAAAAGGATAGAATAGTTATATTTGCTGCAGGAACAGGATCCCCATATTTTTCAACAGATACGACAGCTGCTTTACGTGCTTCAGAGATTAATGCAGACGTTATTTTAATGGCTAAAAATGGAGTAGATGGCATCTATTCTGCCGATCCACTAAAAGATCAATCAGCTGTTAAATTTTCAGAACTAACACACCTCGATATTATTAATAAAGGGTTACAGGTTATGGATACAACTGCTTCGTCTCTGTCCATGGATAACGATATTCCTTTGGTGGTATTTAATATGAACGAACGCGGTAATATTCAAAGAGTGGTTAAAGGTGAATCAATTGGGACAACAGTGAAAGGAAAATAA
- the rpsB gene encoding 30S ribosomal protein S2: MAVISMKQLLEAGVHFGHQTRRWNPKMKKYIFTERNGIYIIDLQKTVKLIDDAYDFMKKSAEDNGVILFVGTKKQAQDAVEEEAKRAGQYFVNHRWLGGTLTNWDTIQKRIKRLKEIKAMAEDGTFDVLPKKEVALLLKQKERLEKFLGGIEDMPRIPDALFVVDPRKERIAIKEARKLNIPIIAMVDTNADPDEIDVKIPSNDDAIRAVRLITAKMADAIIEANQGEDDIEAVEESFKDADAVDSIEDIVEAVEGKNNTKDAE, encoded by the coding sequence ATGGCAGTAATCAGCATGAAACAATTGCTTGAAGCTGGTGTTCATTTTGGACATCAAACACGTCGTTGGAACCCTAAAATGAAGAAGTATATCTTTACGGAACGTAATGGTATCTATATCATTGACTTACAAAAAACGGTTAAGTTAATTGATGATGCGTATGACTTCATGAAAAAATCAGCAGAAGATAATGGTGTTATTCTTTTTGTTGGTACAAAAAAACAAGCTCAAGATGCAGTTGAAGAAGAAGCAAAACGCGCTGGTCAATATTTTGTAAACCATCGTTGGTTGGGTGGAACGCTCACAAACTGGGATACAATTCAAAAACGTATCAAACGTCTTAAGGAAATCAAGGCAATGGCTGAAGATGGAACTTTTGATGTTCTTCCTAAGAAGGAAGTTGCTCTTTTGCTTAAACAAAAAGAACGTCTTGAAAAATTCTTGGGTGGTATTGAAGATATGCCTCGTATTCCAGATGCATTATTCGTTGTTGACCCACGTAAAGAAAGAATTGCTATTAAAGAAGCTCGTAAGTTAAATATTCCTATCATTGCTATGGTAGATACAAATGCTGATCCAGATGAAATCGATGTTAAGATTCCTTCTAATGATGATGCTATCCGTGCAGTTCGTTTAATTACTGCTAAAATGGCCGATGCAATTATCGAAGCCAACCAAGGTGAAGATGATATTGAAGCTGTTGAAGAATCATTCAAGGATGCAGATGCAGTAGATTCAATCGAAGATATTGTTGAAGCTGTTGAAGGTAAAAATAATACCAAAGATGCTGAATAG
- a CDS encoding phosphatidate cytidylyltransferase produces MKQRVITAVVALIVFVPLVWIGGVAFDILAILLGLVALSEILIMRKKLLVSPEAVISMLAALAVLIPQNWLTFLPSDTTQFTIFYFFVLMLLTYTVFTKNRFSFDDAGMLILGTIYASVGFHYLMQARTVGISTVFYLLLIVWSTDSGAYMVGRKLGKNKLAPHISPNKTWEGSVGGVIIAMVIAGGFTLLYPQGVSFLSILLITLVLSIVGQVGDLVESALKRFYGVKDSGRILPGHGGILDRFDSLLFVLPVAHFIGLI; encoded by the coding sequence ATGAAACAACGTGTAATTACGGCAGTAGTTGCTCTAATCGTTTTTGTTCCTCTAGTATGGATAGGTGGAGTAGCATTTGATATATTAGCTATCCTACTTGGTCTAGTTGCATTGTCTGAAATTCTAATAATGCGTAAAAAGTTATTAGTATCTCCAGAAGCTGTTATTTCAATGTTGGCAGCTTTGGCGGTACTTATTCCTCAAAACTGGCTGACGTTTTTACCTAGTGATACAACACAATTTACTATTTTTTATTTCTTTGTATTGATGCTATTGACATACACTGTATTTACAAAAAATCGCTTTTCTTTTGACGATGCAGGGATGTTGATTCTAGGAACAATTTATGCATCTGTGGGATTTCATTATTTGATGCAAGCTAGAACTGTGGGGATTTCAACTGTTTTTTATTTATTGTTAATAGTTTGGTCTACTGATAGTGGCGCATATATGGTCGGACGAAAATTAGGTAAAAATAAGCTGGCACCACATATTAGTCCCAACAAAACATGGGAAGGCTCAGTTGGTGGTGTGATAATTGCAATGGTAATTGCTGGTGGGTTCACACTACTTTATCCACAAGGGGTGAGCTTTTTATCAATATTACTGATAACATTAGTTTTATCAATTGTTGGTCAAGTTGGTGATCTAGTTGAGTCAGCATTGAAACGCTTTTATGGGGTCAAAGACTCTGGACGTATTTTACCTGGTCATGGAGGAATTTTAGATCGCTTTGACTCTTTACTGTTTGTTTTACCGGTTGCACATTTTATCGGCTTAATTTGA
- a CDS encoding isoprenyl transferase has protein sequence MFSKFIKNNNVLRETVQKIDETRIPQHIAIIMDGNGRWAQKKHLPRIAGHKSALTTVKEITKAASNFGVKVLTLYTFSTENWKRPKKEVEFLMSLPITFFDTFVPELIENNIQVNAMGELNELPAETLAAVNRAIAQTSHCTGMILNFAINYGGRDEIVAAVRTLAMKVQKKELVADSIDESLISDTLMTSNLKKLANPDLLIRTSGEQRISNFLLWQLAYSEFIFSDVLWPDYTPEDLCENIIEYQKRDRRFGGLKKG, from the coding sequence TTGTTCTCAAAATTTATTAAAAATAATAATGTTCTGAGGGAAACAGTTCAGAAAATCGATGAGACCCGCATTCCTCAGCATATTGCTATTATTATGGATGGTAATGGACGCTGGGCCCAAAAAAAACACTTACCAAGAATTGCAGGGCATAAGAGTGCTTTGACGACTGTTAAAGAGATTACTAAGGCGGCAAGTAACTTTGGTGTTAAGGTTTTAACACTGTATACCTTTTCGACAGAAAATTGGAAACGACCAAAAAAAGAAGTTGAATTTTTAATGAGCCTACCAATTACTTTCTTTGATACTTTCGTTCCTGAATTAATTGAGAATAATATTCAGGTCAATGCAATGGGAGAATTAAACGAACTTCCAGCTGAGACTTTAGCTGCAGTTAATCGAGCAATTGCTCAAACAAGCCATTGTACAGGAATGATTCTGAATTTTGCCATTAATTATGGAGGCCGAGATGAGATAGTGGCTGCGGTTAGAACTTTAGCAATGAAGGTTCAAAAAAAGGAATTAGTAGCTGATTCAATTGATGAGAGCTTGATTTCAGATACATTAATGACGAGTAATTTAAAAAAATTGGCAAATCCTGATTTGTTGATTCGCACGAGTGGTGAACAAAGAATCTCTAATTTTTTACTTTGGCAACTTGCGTATAGTGAGTTCATTTTCAGTGATGTTTTATGGCCTGATTATACACCTGAAGATTTGTGCGAGAATATTATAGAATATCAGAAACGTGATCGTCGTTTTGGCGGTCTGAAGAAAGGGTAA
- a CDS encoding proline--tRNA ligase: MKQSKILVPTIKEVPSDAEALSHKLMLRAGYVKQITAGMYAYLPLAHKVLTKIQQIIREEMDAIDAVEMLVPAVIPAELWQESGRYETYGPAMFKLKDRHERDFILGPTHEETFTSVIRDSIKSYKKLPLNLYQIQMKYRDENRPRFGLLRGREFLMFDGYSFHATQDSLDTVYNQMEGAYQKIFERCGLNFRSIIGDAGAMGGNDSKEYMAIADIGEDTIVYSDGSDYAANLEMAKNLRVAKTSHESKRDLKKTATPNAKTVEEVAKFLDTTVENILKTLLLYVDEEPTIVLLRGIDELNEVKLKNFLGAKELRMATEEETIKILGADFGSVGPVGISKNLRVVADIDVEKMSNGICGANEDGYHFINVNAPRDYEVDDYVDLRTVHEGEPSPDGQGSLKFTRGIEIGHIFKLGTRYSDSLKANILDKNGRQIPVIMGCYGIGVSRLLSAIIEQNSDENGIIWPRAIAPFDIHVVPINSKNEVQAKLADEVTSDLQHAGYSVLVDDRKERAGVKFADSDLMGLPVRVTIGKKAEEGIVEVKLRRNGETVEVRQEELQNAISILLSEKEV; encoded by the coding sequence ATGAAACAATCAAAAATTTTGGTACCTACTATTAAAGAAGTACCAAGTGATGCAGAAGCACTCAGCCATAAATTGATGCTTCGCGCTGGTTATGTTAAACAAATAACGGCAGGCATGTATGCATACCTACCACTTGCACATAAAGTTTTAACGAAGATACAACAAATCATTCGTGAAGAAATGGATGCAATTGATGCAGTAGAAATGCTTGTACCTGCTGTTATCCCAGCTGAACTTTGGCAAGAGTCTGGTAGATATGAAACATATGGACCAGCAATGTTTAAACTCAAGGATAGACATGAGCGTGACTTTATTTTGGGACCAACACATGAAGAAACCTTTACTTCAGTAATTAGGGATTCAATTAAGTCATACAAAAAATTGCCGTTAAATTTATATCAAATTCAAATGAAATATCGTGATGAAAATCGTCCTCGTTTTGGATTGTTGCGCGGTCGCGAATTTTTAATGTTTGATGGCTACTCATTCCATGCAACACAAGATAGTTTAGATACTGTCTATAATCAAATGGAAGGTGCTTATCAAAAAATTTTTGAGCGTTGTGGTTTAAATTTTCGTTCAATAATTGGTGATGCCGGTGCCATGGGAGGAAATGATTCTAAGGAATATATGGCAATTGCTGATATCGGAGAGGATACAATTGTATACTCCGATGGAAGTGATTATGCTGCAAATTTGGAAATGGCAAAGAATTTAAGAGTTGCTAAGACATCACATGAAAGTAAACGAGACTTGAAGAAAACGGCAACCCCAAATGCAAAAACTGTCGAAGAAGTAGCTAAGTTTCTTGACACAACAGTTGAAAATATTTTGAAAACACTTTTGTTATATGTTGACGAGGAACCTACGATTGTTTTACTCAGGGGTATTGATGAACTTAATGAAGTTAAATTAAAAAATTTTTTAGGTGCAAAAGAACTTAGAATGGCAACTGAAGAAGAAACGATAAAGATTCTTGGAGCTGATTTTGGTTCAGTCGGACCAGTTGGAATTTCGAAGAATTTGCGAGTTGTCGCAGATATTGATGTTGAAAAAATGAGTAATGGAATTTGCGGAGCTAATGAAGATGGATATCATTTTATCAACGTGAATGCACCCAGAGATTATGAAGTTGATGATTATGTTGATTTGCGGACGGTTCATGAAGGTGAACCATCTCCAGATGGACAAGGATCTTTAAAGTTTACTAGGGGAATTGAAATTGGTCATATTTTCAAGTTGGGAACACGCTACTCTGATTCTTTAAAAGCAAATATACTTGACAAAAATGGGCGTCAAATCCCAGTAATTATGGGTTGTTATGGTATCGGGGTGTCGCGGCTTTTGTCAGCTATTATTGAGCAAAATAGTGATGAGAATGGAATAATTTGGCCACGGGCAATTGCTCCTTTTGACATCCATGTTGTCCCAATTAATTCTAAAAATGAAGTACAAGCTAAATTAGCAGATGAGGTTACGTCTGATTTGCAACATGCAGGATACAGTGTTTTAGTGGATGATCGCAAAGAGCGTGCTGGTGTTAAATTTGCTGATTCAGATTTGATGGGATTACCTGTTAGAGTAACAATTGGTAAGAAAGCTGAAGAAGGCATAGTTGAGGTCAAGCTGCGGCGTAATGGCGAAACGGTTGAAGTTCGTCAAGAAGAATTGCAAAATGCAATTAGTATCTTACTATCAGAAAAAGAAGTTTAA
- the frr gene encoding ribosome recycling factor translates to MKINDPVLKKAQEKMTKAQEALQRELGNIRAGRANASLLNRITVVYYGAPTPLNQIAQISIPEARVLLVTPYDKSSLKDIEHAILASDLGISPANDGSAIRLVIPQLTEERRKEIAKEVKAEAEKAKIAIRNIRRDAIDELKKAQKNGDLTEDDLHNLEEQAQKLTDSSVKSIDGIQAEKEKEILDV, encoded by the coding sequence ATGAAAATAAACGATCCAGTTTTAAAAAAAGCGCAGGAAAAAATGACAAAGGCACAAGAAGCTTTACAAAGAGAGCTTGGAAATATTCGTGCCGGCCGAGCAAATGCTAGTCTCTTAAATAGAATCACGGTAGTGTATTATGGTGCACCAACACCGTTAAATCAGATTGCTCAAATTTCAATTCCGGAGGCCCGTGTTTTACTTGTAACACCTTATGATAAATCTTCACTTAAGGATATTGAACATGCAATTTTAGCTTCTGATTTAGGGATTTCACCTGCTAATGATGGTTCAGCAATTCGCTTGGTAATCCCACAATTAACTGAAGAACGACGCAAAGAAATTGCAAAAGAAGTTAAAGCTGAAGCTGAAAAGGCAAAAATAGCAATTCGAAACATTCGTCGAGATGCAATTGATGAACTTAAAAAAGCACAAAAAAATGGTGATTTAACTGAAGATGATTTACATAATCTGGAAGAGCAAGCACAGAAGCTTACGGATTCTTCAGTAAAGAGCATTGATGGAATTCAAGCTGAAAAGGAAAAAGAAATTCTTGATGTTTAA
- the rseP gene encoding RIP metalloprotease RseP: protein MLITIVTFIIVFGILVVVHEFGHFYFAKRAGILVREFSIGMGPKIFAHQKNGTTYTVRILPLGGYVRMAGLEDDDDSLKPGTTVSLLLNQDNVVETINASKKKTLISGIPVEIVKWDLEKELWIEGYENGEEDKYRRFSVSHDASIIEEDGTKVRIAPIDVQFQSAKLWQRMLTNFAGPLNNFILTIIAFTLVAVIQGGVITSENSTKIGGFATSSVAKKAGLKVGDEIVAVNGHKTTSWVKLSSYVNASPNKKINVTYSRDNQEKTVALTPKVQNQNGKKIGLIGITAKTHTDSSFMAIATYGFTKTWTTMLALFAAIGGIFTHGFSLNDFGGPVAIYSYTSEAAQYGLTSVISLLAFLSINLGIVNLFPIPALDGGKIILNIIEAIRRKPLSPEKEGIITLIGFGFLMLLMVLVTWNDIHRYFFN from the coding sequence ATGCTAATTACAATTGTGACGTTTATTATTGTTTTTGGGATTCTGGTAGTTGTTCATGAATTTGGACATTTCTATTTTGCAAAGCGTGCCGGTATTTTAGTACGCGAATTTTCAATTGGCATGGGGCCAAAAATTTTTGCACATCAAAAAAATGGTACGACCTATACAGTGCGAATTCTTCCTTTAGGTGGATATGTTCGAATGGCAGGACTTGAGGACGATGATGATTCACTGAAACCAGGTACTACAGTTAGTTTGCTTTTGAACCAAGATAATGTAGTTGAAACAATTAATGCGAGCAAAAAGAAGACTTTAATTTCTGGGATACCGGTTGAAATTGTGAAATGGGATCTTGAAAAAGAGCTTTGGATCGAAGGATATGAAAATGGCGAGGAAGATAAGTATCGTCGTTTTTCGGTTTCGCATGATGCTTCAATTATTGAAGAAGATGGAACAAAGGTTAGAATTGCTCCAATCGATGTTCAATTTCAATCAGCAAAACTTTGGCAAAGAATGCTTACAAATTTTGCAGGTCCGCTTAATAATTTCATTTTGACAATTATTGCTTTTACTCTTGTTGCAGTTATCCAGGGCGGAGTGATAACTTCAGAAAATTCTACAAAGATCGGTGGATTTGCTACAAGTTCTGTGGCCAAAAAAGCAGGATTGAAGGTTGGCGATGAAATTGTTGCTGTTAATGGACATAAAACTACTAGTTGGGTGAAACTTTCATCTTACGTAAATGCTTCTCCCAATAAAAAAATTAATGTGACTTATAGTCGTGATAATCAAGAAAAAACTGTTGCGTTGACACCTAAAGTTCAGAATCAAAATGGTAAAAAAATTGGACTAATTGGAATCACAGCCAAAACGCATACTGATTCTTCATTTATGGCAATTGCAACCTATGGATTTACAAAGACTTGGACGACAATGTTGGCTTTGTTCGCAGCAATTGGCGGTATTTTTACACATGGGTTTAGTTTAAATGATTTTGGTGGACCGGTTGCAATATACTCCTATACCTCTGAAGCAGCACAATATGGTTTGACGAGTGTGATCAGTCTGCTAGCATTTCTTTCGATTAATTTAGGAATTGTAAATCTTTTTCCTATCCCAGCATTAGATGGTGGGAAGATAATTTTGAACATCATAGAAGCAATCAGAAGAAAACCATTATCACCTGAAAAAGAGGGAATTATTACTTTAATTGGTTTTGGCTTTTTAATGCTGTTAATGGTGTTGGTAACTTGGAATGATATTCATCGTTATTTTTTTAACTAA